A portion of the Pan troglodytes isolate AG18354 chromosome 10, NHGRI_mPanTro3-v2.0_pri, whole genome shotgun sequence genome contains these proteins:
- the FAM186B gene encoding protein FAM186B isoform X3 — MEKDDPPQLVTPTSVKAIILRIEAAQLTRAQEDISTQLSDILDNVNCVINRFQEELGYDLKENAKSQQTDPKGKKRFILLEKIASFSKDAMMKEKHLYDILRWLGDWGDTLTYEIGPRKSEEEEAALDEWIEATEKVLPLSLIATKRGIESLTALCSTLIEGQKKRSQVSKRTFWQGWQGRSPQTSPSHPQPLSPEQMLQDQHTMNTKASEVTSMLQELLDSTMFSKGEVRAIRYMATVVENLNKALILQHKENRSLETKYRHLQMQATKELSSQRLHFQQFMEVLESRRDALLKQVEILGGRYHDLLLTKQALEFQLKKAQNATGQAEDLAEVSVDSPGPSERETLPRKETVMEESQQEPMKEEQLFSPLPPSPMAMMRDSGAIAAGHQPLSTMTVRSRVADVFSSKDTESLEPVLLPLVDRRFPKKWERPVAESLGHKDKDQEDYFQKGGLQIKFHYSKQLSLETSRQVTSESQEEPWEEEFGRETRRQLWLEEEEMWQQRQKKWALLEQEHQEKLRQWKLEDLAREQQWRWVQLEKEQESPRREPEQLGEDVERRIFTPTSRWRDLEKAELSLVPAPSRTQSAHQSRRPHLPMSPSTQQPALGKQRPMSSVEFTYRPRTRRVPTKPKKSASFPVTGTSIRRLTWPSLQISPANLKEKVYHMDMEAQRKNLQLLSEESELRLPHYLRSKALELTTTTMELGALRLQYLCHKYIFYRRLQSLRQEAINHVQIMKETEASYKAQNLYIFLENIDRLQSLRLQAWTDKQKGLEEKRRECLSSMVTMFPKLQLEWNVHLNIPEVTSPKPKKCKLPAASPRHIRPSGPTYKQPFLSRHRECVPLQMASASANQRKECQEPTNESA, encoded by the exons ATGGAGAAGGATGACCCCCCACAGTTGGTGACTCCCACATCAGTGAAAGCCATCATCCTGAGGATTGAGGCTGCCCAGCTAACTCGGGCTCAAGAG GATATTTCTACCCAGCTCTCAGACATTTTGGACAATGTCAATTGTGTCATCAACCGCTTCCAGGAAGAATTAGGatatgatttaaaagaaaatgccaaatCTCAGCAGACAGATCCAAAGGGCAAGAAGAGATTCATCTTGCTGGAAAAAATTGCCTCCTTCTCCAAAGATGCTATGATGAAGGAGAAGCACCTGTATGACATTCTCCGCTGGCTGGGTGACTGGG GTGACACTCTGACCTATGAGATCGGGCCCAGGAAGAGTGAAGAGGAAGAAGCAGCTCTGGACGAATGGATTGAAGCGACGGAGAAAGTGTTACCGCTGTCCCTCATTGCCACCAAAAGAGGCATCGAGTCACTCACTGCCCTTTGCTCCACTCTCATTGAAGGACAAAAGAAAAGGTCACAAG TGTCCAAACGCACCTTCTGGCAGGGCTGGCAGGGAAGAAGCCCACAGACATCTCCATCCCATCCTCAGCCACTAAGCCCAGAACAGATGCTCCAGGACCAGCATACCATGAACACGAAGGCCTCGGAGGTGACGTCCATGCTGCAGGAGCTCCTGGACTCTACCATGTTCAGCAAGGGGGAGGTCAGGGCCATCAGGTACATGGCCACTGTGGTGGAGAACCTCAACAAGGCCTTGATCCTCCAACACAAGGAGAACAGGAGCCTGGAGACCAAATACAGGCACCTGCAAATGCAGGCGACCAAAGAGCTCAGCAGCCAGAGGCTGCACTTCCAGCAGTTCATGGAGGTCCTTGAGAGCAGGAGGGATGCTCTGCTGAAGCAGGTAGAGATCTTAGGGGGAAGGTACCATGACCTTCTCCTGACGAAGCAGGCCTTGGAGTTCCAGCTGAAGAAGGCTCAGAATGCTACAGGTCAGGCAGAAGACCTGGCTGAGGTTTCTGTTGACTCCCCAGGTCCCTCTGAGAGAGAGACCCTCCCAAGGAAAGAAACAGTCATGGAGGAAAGCCAACAGGAACCGATGAAGGAGGAGCAGTTGTTCTCGCCACTTCCCCCAAGTCCCATGGCCATGATGCGGGACAGTGGTGCTATAGCTGCAGGGCACCAGCcactttccaccatgactgtgcgCTCGAGGGTTGCAGATGTGTTCAGCAGCAAGGACACTGAGAGCCTTGAGCCTGTGCTTTTACCCTTAGTAGATCGCAGGTTTCCTAAGAAATGGGAAAGACCGGTGGCAGAAAGCTTAGGCCACAAAGACAAAGACCAGGAGGACTACTTCCAGAAGGGAGGACTCCAAATTAAGTTCCACTATAGCAAGCAGCTGTCTCTAGAGACCTCCAGGCAGGTGACCTCTGAGAGCCAAGAGGAGCCCTGGGAGGAGGAATTCGGCCGGGAGACGCGGAGGCAGCtgtggctggaggaggaggagatgtggCAGCAGCGGCAGAAGAAGTGGGCCCTGCTGGAGCAGGAGCACCAGGAGAAGCTGCGGCAGTGGAAGCTGGAAGACCTGGCCAGGGAGCAACAGTGGAGATGGGTCCAGCTAGAAAAGGAGCAGGAGAGCCCACGGAGAGAGCCAGAGCAGCTAggggaggatgtggagaggaGGATCTTCACACCCACCAGTCGATGGAGGGACTTGGAGAAGGCAGAGCTATCATTAGTGCCTGCCCCAAGCCGGACCCAATCTGCTCACCAAAGCAGGAGGCCACACTTGCCCATGTCTCCTAGTACCCAGCAGCCTGCCCTGGGAAAGCAGAGACCTATGAGTTCAGTGGAGTTTACCTACAGACCACGGACCCGCCGAGTTCCCACAAAGCCCAAGAAATCTGCCTCCTTTCCTGTCACTGGGACATCCATCCGAAGGCTGACCTGGCCCTCTTTGCAGATATCCCCTGCAAATCTTAAGGAGAAGGTGTACCACATGGACATGGAGGCCCAGAGGAAGAACCTGCAGCTCCTGAGTGAGGAGTCTGAGTTGAGGCTGCCCCACTACCTGCGCAGCAAAGCACTGGagctcaccaccaccaccatggaGCTGGGCGCGCTCAGGCTGCAGTACCTGTGCCATAAGTACATCTTCTATAGACGCCTCCAGAGCCTCCG GCAAGAAGCGATCAACCATGTACAAATCATGAAAGAAACGGAGGCTTCCTACAAGGCCCAGAACCTCTACATCTTCCTGGAAAACATTGACCGCCTGCAGAGTCTCAGGCTGCAGGCCTGGACGGACAAGCAGAAGGGCCTAGAGGAGAAGCGCCGAGAGTGCCTGAGCAGCATGGTGACCATGTTCCCCAAG CTCCAGCTGGAGTGGAACGTTCACCTGAACATCCCTGAGGTCACCTCGCCAAAGCCAAAGAAATGCAAGTTGCCTGCAGCCTCACCCCGGCACATTCGCCCCAGTGGCCCTACCTACAAGCAGCCCTTTCTGTCTAGGCACCGGGAATGTGTGCCCCTGCAGATGGCCAG TGCCTCAGCGAACCAAAGGAAGGAATGCCAGGAACCTACAAATGAATCCGCTTAG
- the FAM186B gene encoding protein FAM186B isoform X2, whose amino-acid sequence MEKDDPPQLVTPTSVKAIILRIEAAQLTRAQEDISTQLSDILDNVNCVINRFQEELGYDLKENAKSQQTDPKGKKRFILLEKIASFSKDAMMKEKHLYDILRWLGDWGDTLTYEIGPRKSEEEEAALDEWIEATEKVLPLSLIATKRGIESLTALCSTLIEGQKKRSQVSKRTFWQGWQGRSPQTSPSHPQPLSPEQMLQDQHTMNTKASEVTSMLQELLDSTMFSKGEVRAIRYMATVVENLNKALILQHKENRSLETKYRHLQMQATKELSSQRLHFQQFMEVLESRRDALLKQVEILGGRYHDLLLTKQALEFQLKKAQNATGQAEDLAEVSVDSPGPSERETLPRKETVMEESQQEPMKEEQLFSPLPPSPMAMMRDSGAIAAGHQPLSTMTVRSRVADVFSSKDTESLEPVLLPLVDRRFPKKWERPVAESLGHKDKDQEDYFQKGGLQIKFHYSKQLSLETSRQVTSESQEEPWEEEFGRETRRQLWLEEEEMWQQRQKKWALLEQEHQEKLRQWKLEDLAREQQWRWVQLEKEQESPRREPEQLGEDVERRIFTPTSRWRDLEKAELSLVPAPSRTQSAHQSRRPHLPMSPSTQQPALGKQRPMSSVEFTYRPRTRRVPTKPKKSASFPVTGTSIRRLTWPSLQISPANLKEKVYHMDMEAQRKNLQLLSEESELRLPHYLRSKALELTTTTMELGALRLQYLCHKYIFYRRLQSLRQEAINHVQIMKETEASYKAQNLYIFLENIDRLQSLRLQAWTDKQKGLEEKRRECLSSMVTMFPKLQLEWNVHLNIPEVTSPKPKKCKLPAASPRHIRPSGPTYKQPFLSRHRECVPLQMARLLALCLRGLVAELALVMEDFDLLHVL is encoded by the exons ATGGAGAAGGATGACCCCCCACAGTTGGTGACTCCCACATCAGTGAAAGCCATCATCCTGAGGATTGAGGCTGCCCAGCTAACTCGGGCTCAAGAG GATATTTCTACCCAGCTCTCAGACATTTTGGACAATGTCAATTGTGTCATCAACCGCTTCCAGGAAGAATTAGGatatgatttaaaagaaaatgccaaatCTCAGCAGACAGATCCAAAGGGCAAGAAGAGATTCATCTTGCTGGAAAAAATTGCCTCCTTCTCCAAAGATGCTATGATGAAGGAGAAGCACCTGTATGACATTCTCCGCTGGCTGGGTGACTGGG GTGACACTCTGACCTATGAGATCGGGCCCAGGAAGAGTGAAGAGGAAGAAGCAGCTCTGGACGAATGGATTGAAGCGACGGAGAAAGTGTTACCGCTGTCCCTCATTGCCACCAAAAGAGGCATCGAGTCACTCACTGCCCTTTGCTCCACTCTCATTGAAGGACAAAAGAAAAGGTCACAAG TGTCCAAACGCACCTTCTGGCAGGGCTGGCAGGGAAGAAGCCCACAGACATCTCCATCCCATCCTCAGCCACTAAGCCCAGAACAGATGCTCCAGGACCAGCATACCATGAACACGAAGGCCTCGGAGGTGACGTCCATGCTGCAGGAGCTCCTGGACTCTACCATGTTCAGCAAGGGGGAGGTCAGGGCCATCAGGTACATGGCCACTGTGGTGGAGAACCTCAACAAGGCCTTGATCCTCCAACACAAGGAGAACAGGAGCCTGGAGACCAAATACAGGCACCTGCAAATGCAGGCGACCAAAGAGCTCAGCAGCCAGAGGCTGCACTTCCAGCAGTTCATGGAGGTCCTTGAGAGCAGGAGGGATGCTCTGCTGAAGCAGGTAGAGATCTTAGGGGGAAGGTACCATGACCTTCTCCTGACGAAGCAGGCCTTGGAGTTCCAGCTGAAGAAGGCTCAGAATGCTACAGGTCAGGCAGAAGACCTGGCTGAGGTTTCTGTTGACTCCCCAGGTCCCTCTGAGAGAGAGACCCTCCCAAGGAAAGAAACAGTCATGGAGGAAAGCCAACAGGAACCGATGAAGGAGGAGCAGTTGTTCTCGCCACTTCCCCCAAGTCCCATGGCCATGATGCGGGACAGTGGTGCTATAGCTGCAGGGCACCAGCcactttccaccatgactgtgcgCTCGAGGGTTGCAGATGTGTTCAGCAGCAAGGACACTGAGAGCCTTGAGCCTGTGCTTTTACCCTTAGTAGATCGCAGGTTTCCTAAGAAATGGGAAAGACCGGTGGCAGAAAGCTTAGGCCACAAAGACAAAGACCAGGAGGACTACTTCCAGAAGGGAGGACTCCAAATTAAGTTCCACTATAGCAAGCAGCTGTCTCTAGAGACCTCCAGGCAGGTGACCTCTGAGAGCCAAGAGGAGCCCTGGGAGGAGGAATTCGGCCGGGAGACGCGGAGGCAGCtgtggctggaggaggaggagatgtggCAGCAGCGGCAGAAGAAGTGGGCCCTGCTGGAGCAGGAGCACCAGGAGAAGCTGCGGCAGTGGAAGCTGGAAGACCTGGCCAGGGAGCAACAGTGGAGATGGGTCCAGCTAGAAAAGGAGCAGGAGAGCCCACGGAGAGAGCCAGAGCAGCTAggggaggatgtggagaggaGGATCTTCACACCCACCAGTCGATGGAGGGACTTGGAGAAGGCAGAGCTATCATTAGTGCCTGCCCCAAGCCGGACCCAATCTGCTCACCAAAGCAGGAGGCCACACTTGCCCATGTCTCCTAGTACCCAGCAGCCTGCCCTGGGAAAGCAGAGACCTATGAGTTCAGTGGAGTTTACCTACAGACCACGGACCCGCCGAGTTCCCACAAAGCCCAAGAAATCTGCCTCCTTTCCTGTCACTGGGACATCCATCCGAAGGCTGACCTGGCCCTCTTTGCAGATATCCCCTGCAAATCTTAAGGAGAAGGTGTACCACATGGACATGGAGGCCCAGAGGAAGAACCTGCAGCTCCTGAGTGAGGAGTCTGAGTTGAGGCTGCCCCACTACCTGCGCAGCAAAGCACTGGagctcaccaccaccaccatggaGCTGGGCGCGCTCAGGCTGCAGTACCTGTGCCATAAGTACATCTTCTATAGACGCCTCCAGAGCCTCCG GCAAGAAGCGATCAACCATGTACAAATCATGAAAGAAACGGAGGCTTCCTACAAGGCCCAGAACCTCTACATCTTCCTGGAAAACATTGACCGCCTGCAGAGTCTCAGGCTGCAGGCCTGGACGGACAAGCAGAAGGGCCTAGAGGAGAAGCGCCGAGAGTGCCTGAGCAGCATGGTGACCATGTTCCCCAAG CTCCAGCTGGAGTGGAACGTTCACCTGAACATCCCTGAGGTCACCTCGCCAAAGCCAAAGAAATGCAAGTTGCCTGCAGCCTCACCCCGGCACATTCGCCCCAGTGGCCCTACCTACAAGCAGCCCTTTCTGTCTAGGCACCGGGAATGTGTGCCCCTGCAGATGGCCAG
- the FAM186B gene encoding protein FAM186B isoform X1 codes for MEKDDPPQLVTPTSVKAIILRIEAAQLTRAQEDISTQLSDILDNVNCVINRFQEELGYDLKENAKSQQTDPKGKKRFILLEKIASFSKDAMMKEKHLYDILRWLGDWGDTLTYEIGPRKSEEEEAALDEWIEATEKVLPLSLIATKRGIESLTALCSTLIEGQKKRSQVSKRTFWQGWQGRSPQTSPSHPQPLSPEQMLQDQHTMNTKASEVTSMLQELLDSTMFSKGEVRAIRYMATVVENLNKALILQHKENRSLETKYRHLQMQATKELSSQRLHFQQFMEVLESRRDALLKQVEILGGRYHDLLLTKQALEFQLKKAQNATGQAEDLAEVSVDSPGPSERETLPRKETVMEESQQEPMKEEQLFSPLPPSPMAMMRDSGAIAAGHQPLSTMTVRSRVADVFSSKDTESLEPVLLPLVDRRFPKKWERPVAESLGHKDKDQEDYFQKGGLQIKFHYSKQLSLETSRQVTSESQEEPWEEEFGRETRRQLWLEEEEMWQQRQKKWALLEQEHQEKLRQWKLEDLAREQQWRWVQLEKEQESPRREPEQLGEDVERRIFTPTSRWRDLEKAELSLVPAPSRTQSAHQSRRPHLPMSPSTQQPALGKQRPMSSVEFTYRPRTRRVPTKPKKSASFPVTGTSIRRLTWPSLQISPANLKEKVYHMDMEAQRKNLQLLSEESELRLPHYLRSKALELTTTTMELGALRLQYLCHKYIFYRRLQSLRQEAINHVQIMKETEASYKAQNLYIFLENIDRLQSLRLQAWTDKQKGLEEKRRECLSSMVTMFPKLQLEWNVHLNIPEVTSPKPKKCKLPAASPRHIRPSGPTYKQPFLSRHRECVPLQMASQQGKQMEAVWKTEVASSSYAIEKKTPASLPWDQLRGHPDIPRLLTLDV; via the exons ATGGAGAAGGATGACCCCCCACAGTTGGTGACTCCCACATCAGTGAAAGCCATCATCCTGAGGATTGAGGCTGCCCAGCTAACTCGGGCTCAAGAG GATATTTCTACCCAGCTCTCAGACATTTTGGACAATGTCAATTGTGTCATCAACCGCTTCCAGGAAGAATTAGGatatgatttaaaagaaaatgccaaatCTCAGCAGACAGATCCAAAGGGCAAGAAGAGATTCATCTTGCTGGAAAAAATTGCCTCCTTCTCCAAAGATGCTATGATGAAGGAGAAGCACCTGTATGACATTCTCCGCTGGCTGGGTGACTGGG GTGACACTCTGACCTATGAGATCGGGCCCAGGAAGAGTGAAGAGGAAGAAGCAGCTCTGGACGAATGGATTGAAGCGACGGAGAAAGTGTTACCGCTGTCCCTCATTGCCACCAAAAGAGGCATCGAGTCACTCACTGCCCTTTGCTCCACTCTCATTGAAGGACAAAAGAAAAGGTCACAAG TGTCCAAACGCACCTTCTGGCAGGGCTGGCAGGGAAGAAGCCCACAGACATCTCCATCCCATCCTCAGCCACTAAGCCCAGAACAGATGCTCCAGGACCAGCATACCATGAACACGAAGGCCTCGGAGGTGACGTCCATGCTGCAGGAGCTCCTGGACTCTACCATGTTCAGCAAGGGGGAGGTCAGGGCCATCAGGTACATGGCCACTGTGGTGGAGAACCTCAACAAGGCCTTGATCCTCCAACACAAGGAGAACAGGAGCCTGGAGACCAAATACAGGCACCTGCAAATGCAGGCGACCAAAGAGCTCAGCAGCCAGAGGCTGCACTTCCAGCAGTTCATGGAGGTCCTTGAGAGCAGGAGGGATGCTCTGCTGAAGCAGGTAGAGATCTTAGGGGGAAGGTACCATGACCTTCTCCTGACGAAGCAGGCCTTGGAGTTCCAGCTGAAGAAGGCTCAGAATGCTACAGGTCAGGCAGAAGACCTGGCTGAGGTTTCTGTTGACTCCCCAGGTCCCTCTGAGAGAGAGACCCTCCCAAGGAAAGAAACAGTCATGGAGGAAAGCCAACAGGAACCGATGAAGGAGGAGCAGTTGTTCTCGCCACTTCCCCCAAGTCCCATGGCCATGATGCGGGACAGTGGTGCTATAGCTGCAGGGCACCAGCcactttccaccatgactgtgcgCTCGAGGGTTGCAGATGTGTTCAGCAGCAAGGACACTGAGAGCCTTGAGCCTGTGCTTTTACCCTTAGTAGATCGCAGGTTTCCTAAGAAATGGGAAAGACCGGTGGCAGAAAGCTTAGGCCACAAAGACAAAGACCAGGAGGACTACTTCCAGAAGGGAGGACTCCAAATTAAGTTCCACTATAGCAAGCAGCTGTCTCTAGAGACCTCCAGGCAGGTGACCTCTGAGAGCCAAGAGGAGCCCTGGGAGGAGGAATTCGGCCGGGAGACGCGGAGGCAGCtgtggctggaggaggaggagatgtggCAGCAGCGGCAGAAGAAGTGGGCCCTGCTGGAGCAGGAGCACCAGGAGAAGCTGCGGCAGTGGAAGCTGGAAGACCTGGCCAGGGAGCAACAGTGGAGATGGGTCCAGCTAGAAAAGGAGCAGGAGAGCCCACGGAGAGAGCCAGAGCAGCTAggggaggatgtggagaggaGGATCTTCACACCCACCAGTCGATGGAGGGACTTGGAGAAGGCAGAGCTATCATTAGTGCCTGCCCCAAGCCGGACCCAATCTGCTCACCAAAGCAGGAGGCCACACTTGCCCATGTCTCCTAGTACCCAGCAGCCTGCCCTGGGAAAGCAGAGACCTATGAGTTCAGTGGAGTTTACCTACAGACCACGGACCCGCCGAGTTCCCACAAAGCCCAAGAAATCTGCCTCCTTTCCTGTCACTGGGACATCCATCCGAAGGCTGACCTGGCCCTCTTTGCAGATATCCCCTGCAAATCTTAAGGAGAAGGTGTACCACATGGACATGGAGGCCCAGAGGAAGAACCTGCAGCTCCTGAGTGAGGAGTCTGAGTTGAGGCTGCCCCACTACCTGCGCAGCAAAGCACTGGagctcaccaccaccaccatggaGCTGGGCGCGCTCAGGCTGCAGTACCTGTGCCATAAGTACATCTTCTATAGACGCCTCCAGAGCCTCCG GCAAGAAGCGATCAACCATGTACAAATCATGAAAGAAACGGAGGCTTCCTACAAGGCCCAGAACCTCTACATCTTCCTGGAAAACATTGACCGCCTGCAGAGTCTCAGGCTGCAGGCCTGGACGGACAAGCAGAAGGGCCTAGAGGAGAAGCGCCGAGAGTGCCTGAGCAGCATGGTGACCATGTTCCCCAAG CTCCAGCTGGAGTGGAACGTTCACCTGAACATCCCTGAGGTCACCTCGCCAAAGCCAAAGAAATGCAAGTTGCCTGCAGCCTCACCCCGGCACATTCGCCCCAGTGGCCCTACCTACAAGCAGCCCTTTCTGTCTAGGCACCGGGAATGTGTGCCCCTGCAGATGGCCAG ccaacAGGGGAAGCAGATGGAGGCTGTCTGGAAGACCGAGGTGGCCTCCTCCAGTTACGCAATAGAAAAAAAGACCCCTGCCAGCCTTCCCTGGGACCAGCTGAGGGGACACCCAGATATTCCCCGGCTGTTGACACTGGACGTGTAG
- the FAM186B gene encoding protein FAM186B isoform X6 translates to MMKEKHLYDILRWLGDWGDTLTYEIGPRKSEEEEAALDEWIEATEKVLPLSLIATKRGIESLTALCSTLIEGQKKRSQVSKRTFWQGWQGRSPQTSPSHPQPLSPEQMLQDQHTMNTKASEVTSMLQELLDSTMFSKGEVRAIRYMATVVENLNKALILQHKENRSLETKYRHLQMQATKELSSQRLHFQQFMEVLESRRDALLKQVEILGGRYHDLLLTKQALEFQLKKAQNATGQAEDLAEVSVDSPGPSERETLPRKETVMEESQQEPMKEEQLFSPLPPSPMAMMRDSGAIAAGHQPLSTMTVRSRVADVFSSKDTESLEPVLLPLVDRRFPKKWERPVAESLGHKDKDQEDYFQKGGLQIKFHYSKQLSLETSRQVTSESQEEPWEEEFGRETRRQLWLEEEEMWQQRQKKWALLEQEHQEKLRQWKLEDLAREQQWRWVQLEKEQESPRREPEQLGEDVERRIFTPTSRWRDLEKAELSLVPAPSRTQSAHQSRRPHLPMSPSTQQPALGKQRPMSSVEFTYRPRTRRVPTKPKKSASFPVTGTSIRRLTWPSLQISPANLKEKVYHMDMEAQRKNLQLLSEESELRLPHYLRSKALELTTTTMELGALRLQYLCHKYIFYRRLQSLRQEAINHVQIMKETEASYKAQNLYIFLENIDRLQSLRLQAWTDKQKGLEEKRRECLSSMVTMFPKLQLEWNVHLNIPEVTSPKPKKCKLPAASPRHIRPSGPTYKQPFLSRHRECVPLQMASASANQRKECQEPTNESA, encoded by the exons ATGATGAAGGAGAAGCACCTGTATGACATTCTCCGCTGGCTGGGTGACTGGG GTGACACTCTGACCTATGAGATCGGGCCCAGGAAGAGTGAAGAGGAAGAAGCAGCTCTGGACGAATGGATTGAAGCGACGGAGAAAGTGTTACCGCTGTCCCTCATTGCCACCAAAAGAGGCATCGAGTCACTCACTGCCCTTTGCTCCACTCTCATTGAAGGACAAAAGAAAAGGTCACAAG TGTCCAAACGCACCTTCTGGCAGGGCTGGCAGGGAAGAAGCCCACAGACATCTCCATCCCATCCTCAGCCACTAAGCCCAGAACAGATGCTCCAGGACCAGCATACCATGAACACGAAGGCCTCGGAGGTGACGTCCATGCTGCAGGAGCTCCTGGACTCTACCATGTTCAGCAAGGGGGAGGTCAGGGCCATCAGGTACATGGCCACTGTGGTGGAGAACCTCAACAAGGCCTTGATCCTCCAACACAAGGAGAACAGGAGCCTGGAGACCAAATACAGGCACCTGCAAATGCAGGCGACCAAAGAGCTCAGCAGCCAGAGGCTGCACTTCCAGCAGTTCATGGAGGTCCTTGAGAGCAGGAGGGATGCTCTGCTGAAGCAGGTAGAGATCTTAGGGGGAAGGTACCATGACCTTCTCCTGACGAAGCAGGCCTTGGAGTTCCAGCTGAAGAAGGCTCAGAATGCTACAGGTCAGGCAGAAGACCTGGCTGAGGTTTCTGTTGACTCCCCAGGTCCCTCTGAGAGAGAGACCCTCCCAAGGAAAGAAACAGTCATGGAGGAAAGCCAACAGGAACCGATGAAGGAGGAGCAGTTGTTCTCGCCACTTCCCCCAAGTCCCATGGCCATGATGCGGGACAGTGGTGCTATAGCTGCAGGGCACCAGCcactttccaccatgactgtgcgCTCGAGGGTTGCAGATGTGTTCAGCAGCAAGGACACTGAGAGCCTTGAGCCTGTGCTTTTACCCTTAGTAGATCGCAGGTTTCCTAAGAAATGGGAAAGACCGGTGGCAGAAAGCTTAGGCCACAAAGACAAAGACCAGGAGGACTACTTCCAGAAGGGAGGACTCCAAATTAAGTTCCACTATAGCAAGCAGCTGTCTCTAGAGACCTCCAGGCAGGTGACCTCTGAGAGCCAAGAGGAGCCCTGGGAGGAGGAATTCGGCCGGGAGACGCGGAGGCAGCtgtggctggaggaggaggagatgtggCAGCAGCGGCAGAAGAAGTGGGCCCTGCTGGAGCAGGAGCACCAGGAGAAGCTGCGGCAGTGGAAGCTGGAAGACCTGGCCAGGGAGCAACAGTGGAGATGGGTCCAGCTAGAAAAGGAGCAGGAGAGCCCACGGAGAGAGCCAGAGCAGCTAggggaggatgtggagaggaGGATCTTCACACCCACCAGTCGATGGAGGGACTTGGAGAAGGCAGAGCTATCATTAGTGCCTGCCCCAAGCCGGACCCAATCTGCTCACCAAAGCAGGAGGCCACACTTGCCCATGTCTCCTAGTACCCAGCAGCCTGCCCTGGGAAAGCAGAGACCTATGAGTTCAGTGGAGTTTACCTACAGACCACGGACCCGCCGAGTTCCCACAAAGCCCAAGAAATCTGCCTCCTTTCCTGTCACTGGGACATCCATCCGAAGGCTGACCTGGCCCTCTTTGCAGATATCCCCTGCAAATCTTAAGGAGAAGGTGTACCACATGGACATGGAGGCCCAGAGGAAGAACCTGCAGCTCCTGAGTGAGGAGTCTGAGTTGAGGCTGCCCCACTACCTGCGCAGCAAAGCACTGGagctcaccaccaccaccatggaGCTGGGCGCGCTCAGGCTGCAGTACCTGTGCCATAAGTACATCTTCTATAGACGCCTCCAGAGCCTCCG GCAAGAAGCGATCAACCATGTACAAATCATGAAAGAAACGGAGGCTTCCTACAAGGCCCAGAACCTCTACATCTTCCTGGAAAACATTGACCGCCTGCAGAGTCTCAGGCTGCAGGCCTGGACGGACAAGCAGAAGGGCCTAGAGGAGAAGCGCCGAGAGTGCCTGAGCAGCATGGTGACCATGTTCCCCAAG CTCCAGCTGGAGTGGAACGTTCACCTGAACATCCCTGAGGTCACCTCGCCAAAGCCAAAGAAATGCAAGTTGCCTGCAGCCTCACCCCGGCACATTCGCCCCAGTGGCCCTACCTACAAGCAGCCCTTTCTGTCTAGGCACCGGGAATGTGTGCCCCTGCAGATGGCCAG TGCCTCAGCGAACCAAAGGAAGGAATGCCAGGAACCTACAAATGAATCCGCTTAG